Genomic segment of Synechococcus sp. A18-25c:
GCTCACAACTCCGTGCCCGTCAATCTCTACAAGCCGAAATCTCCCTTCATCGGCACCGTCACCGAGAACTACAGCCTTTTGGACGAAGGGGCCATCGGCCGAGTTCAGCACATCACCTTCGACCTCAGCGGTGGCGATCCCCACCTCGAGTACGTCGAAGGGCAATCCATCGGCATCATTCCCGAGGGCACGGATGCCAAAGGCAAACCCCACAAACTTCGCCTTTATTCCATCGCCAGCACTCGCCATGGCGACAACATGGAGGACAACACCGTCTCGCTCTGCGTTCGTCAACTCGAGTATCAGAACGAAGCTGGCGAACAGATCAAGGGCGTTTGCTCCACTTATCTCTGCGACATCAAGCCTGGGTCCAAGGTCAAGATCACAGGTCCTGTCGGCAAAGAAATGCTGCTTCCTGACGACGAGGAAGCCAATGTGATCATGTTGGCCACAGGCACGGGCATCGCTCCGATGCGCACCTACCTGCGTCGCATGTTCGACCCTTCAGAGCGCGAAAAGAACGGTTGGACCTTCCGAGGCAAAGCCTGGCTGTTCATGGGCGCACCCAAGACGCCAAATCTTCTTTACGACGCCGACTTCGAGCACTATCAGACTGAGTTTCCCGACAACTTCCGCTACACCAAGGCGATCAGCCGCGAGCAGCAGAATGCCAAGGGTGGTCGTATGTACATCCAGGACCGTGTGTTGGAGCATGCCGAAGAGATCTTCTCGATGATCGAGGATCCCAAGACCCATGTCTACATGTGCGGTCTGCGCGGTATGGAGCCCGGCATTGATGAAGCCATGACCGCTGCCGCTGCGGCCAAGGGACTCGACTGGTCCGAACTTCGCCCGCAGCTGAAAAAAGCCGACCGCTGGCATGTCGAAACGTATTGATGACACGCCAAAGCCTGGTCCATTCTTGATTGGATGCTCCGAACCCGCCCAATGGCGGGTTTTTTAATGCGTGTCGAAGTTGTGACGAGACGGCCACAAAACATGGCGTGATGTGCTGCGGCACTGTCATCTCGAAGATTCCTGGTTAAACCTGCGACAGAGATTGCAGTGCCATGAGCGCAACGATCACGAACCCGTTGAGGGTGGGGCTGCGTCAAGAGCGCGTGATCGCCCCACAGTGTCTGGTGATCTTCGGAGCCAGCGGTGACCTCACCCACCGCAAACTGGTACCGGCGCTCTTTGAGCTCTTCAAGCAACGACGACTGCCCAGTGAATTCGCACTGCTCGGTTGCGCTCGCAGGCCATGGAGCGACAACGAATTCCGCCAAAAGATGGCAGCCGCGATGGAGAGCACCATCGCGGAAAATCCTGAAGCCTGGGAACAATTTTCAGCGGGCATGTTCTACGAGCCCGTGGATCTCCAGCAACCCGAAGATCTGGTGAAGCTGGGACATCGGCTGCATGAAATCGACCGGTTGAGGGCTACTCGCAACAACCGCACCTTCTATCTGTCGGTGTCTCCGAAGTTTTATGCCGGCGGCTGCCGAGCCCTCGCCGATGCAGGCCTGCTGAAAGACCCGGAGCGCAGCCGGGTGGTGATCGAAAAACCCTTTGGTCGGGATTACAGCAGTGCCCAAGCCCTCAATCGCGTGGTGCAGAGCTGCGGACAGGAAAACCAGATCTTCCGGATCGATCACTATCTCGGAAAGGAAACCGTTCAGAACATCATGGTTCTGCGGTTCGCTAACACCATTTTTGAGCCGATCTGGAATCGCAACTACATCTCAAGCGTCCAAATCACAGCGGCAGAAACGGTTGGCGTGGAGGAACGCGCTGGCTACTACGAAACCTCTGGTGCACTCAGGGACATGGTGCAGAACCACCTGACCCAGATGCTGGCCATCACGGCCATGGAAACCCCCGGGCGCTTTGATCCTGAAGCGATCCGAAGTGAAAAAGCCAAGGTTCTGCAAGCCGCACGCCTGGCCGATGAGAACGAGCCTTGGAACTGTTGCATCCGCGGCCAGTACGGACCAGGGGGCACGCATGAATCTCCCTTGCTTGGTTATCGCCAGGAGCACGGGGTCGACCCGAACAGCACCACGGAAACCTATGTGGCGATGAAGCTGTTCATCGACAACTGGCGTTGGCAGGGGGTGCCCTTTTACGTCAGAACGGGGAAACGCCTGCCAAAACGACTGAGCGAAGTGGTGCTGACCTTCCGCGAAGCGCCGGTGCATTTGTTCGATGCAGCCGGAGGCGGGCCCACCGCCAATCAACTCATCCTGCGCATTCAGCCCGATGAAGGCGCAGAGTTCAAATTCGAAGTGAAGTCACCCGGTTCCGGCATGCGCAGCCGCCCGGTGGAAATGGAGTTTTCCTACGACGAGTCGTTTGGAGAACCCTCCGACGAGGGGTATGTGCGGCTCCTGGCAGACGCCATGCTGAGCGATCCAACTCTGTTCACCCGCAGTGATGAGGTCGAAGCCGCCTGGCGCCTTTACACCCCTCTGCTGGAACTGATCGAAGACAGCCCATGGCAGCTGCCGATCCATCCCTATGAATCCCGCACCTGGGGCCCCGCGGCCTCCGATGCCCTGCTCGCACGCGACGGATTGCTGTGGCGCCGACCCTGACCTGATCCGCCCTCTCCGACCTGCTCCACCCAACGGTTCGCCATGTCTCCCCAGCTCACCCTTCAGACCCCTCTAGAGCTTCCGCCTTCGGAAGTTCCCAACTACTTGGAACAGCTCTGGTCACGCGATCAGCCCAACAACACCGGGGCGCACACCTTCTGCCTTTTGATTTGGCAACCGGCCTGGGTGGAACAGCAACTGGTTCGGACGGGGCGGCTGGATGGGCCCATCACCGGTGTGCAACGAACGCAGCTGATCGAAGCAGGACGCAAGGCGGTGGTCGACGGCGATCTGCCCATCAGCACCCCACCACTGACCGAGGCCGTGGCCCGTTGCCTGAGTCAGATGGATGGCGATCACACCAGTGAAGATCTCCGTGGTCAGCATGTGGATGCGGTCCTCAGCCATTTGCGTCCACGCCGGCTGATCACCCTTGCGCCCAGTCTGAAAGCAGAGCAGCCGATGGAAACCCTCGTGGCCGCCTATTGCCCACTTCCAGAGGAAGGTGGCGGAACAGCGGTTTGCGGAGATGTGGTGGTGCTACGCGGTGGAAAGCCATCTCTGGTGCAAGGGCTGTCAATCCTTGATCCGCTCTTGCCCGAGGAACTGCCCGCTTGGGTTTGGTGGAACGGAGCCCTCGATGAGGCCCCTGATTTGCTGCAGCAACTGGCCAGCGCACCACGGCGACTGATCCTCGATTCAGCACTGGGAGACCCCAGGCTCTGCCTCGGTCTTCTCGCCGACAGAATCGCAGCCAATCAGGCCGTCAATGATCTCAATTGGCTGCGTTTGGGCAGCTGGCATCAGACGCTGGCGATGGTGTTTGATCCGCCGCACCGGCGGGATGCCTTGGGCCACGTGGTGCAGCTCGACATTGACGTCGAGGGCGATCATCCGGTGCAAGGCCTGCTGCTCGGCTCTTGGATCGCGGATCGCCTGGGTTGGACGCTGGACACCCATCAGCACCATTCGGACCAGAGCATCACCGCCACGTTCAAGCGGCCTGATGGCACCGCAGTGAAGATGCGTGTGGCACCAGTTCCCATGGGTCAGCCCAGTATTCATCCCGGACAAATTGTGGGACTCCGACTGATCTGTAAGCCCGATGACCAACCGGCGATGTGCGTCATTCTCTGCACAGAATCCGGAGGCTGCATGCGCCTCGAAGCCGGTGGCATGGCAAGTCTGGAGCTGATTGAAGAGGTTGTGCCGGTGCAGCAGCTGCCCGTGGAAGCCGATGTGTCCCGCCTGCTAGAAGGCGGCCATGACTCCACCAATCCGCTCTTGGCAGCAGCGGCTCCATTGGCTGCCAAGCTGATCAGCTGAACCCCCGCTGAGCGGGACCTGACGTCGTTGTTCCGCTCAGACCATGGCCTGCGTGATCGCTGCTCCGGCGAGCGGAAGTGGCAAAACCCTGCTCAGCCTCTGTCTCATCGCCTGGGCGAGGCACCATCAACGCAGCATTCAACCCTTCAAGGTTGGGCCTGATTATCTCGACCCTCAGCTGCTCACGCTTGCAGCAGGGCAACCCTGCCGCAACCTCGACCTACCGCTCTGTGGCAAGGCCTGGGTCAATCAGAGCTTTAACGGCTACGGAGGTCGCAGCCATCTGGCCCTGATTGAGGGCGTCATGGGTCTCTATGACGGCATTGGCTCCAGTTCAGAAGGGAGCAGCGCCGATGTGGCCATCCAGCTCAGACTGCCCGTTGTGCTGCTGGTGGATGCCGGAGGGCAGGCCCGATCACTCGCCGCTCTTGTGGCTGGCTTCCGTGCGCTCGACCCACGACTGCAGCTGGCGGGTGTGGTGCTGAACCGGGTCAACAGCCTGCGTCATCGAGAACTGCTGGAGGAGGTGCTCGAGCAGATCGGCGTGCGCTGCCTGGGATGCCTGCCGAACGATCCCAGCCTTGACTTACCCAGTCGCCACCTTGGACTGGCACCAGCGCATGAATTACGACAGCTCGAACCACGGCTCAAGCGCTGGGCCGAGCTCGCCGAAGAGCATCTAGCGATGGACGTGTTTCAGGAGCTGCTCAAGGCTCCCTCTCCCGGTCCCGATCCCATTCAGACCGCGCTTAGCTCTGCCCTCACGGCTGGAGAGCCAATGCCTGCCTTGCCCGTGGCGGTGGCGCAGGACGAAGCCTTCCACTTCCGTTATCCAGAGATGCAGGAGTGTCTGGAAGCCCTCAACATGCCTGTGCTGCCCTGGAGCCCACTGGCAGATGGTCCACCGCCTGAGGAGGCGAGGGGGCTGGTGCTGCCGGGGGGCTTTCCGGAACTGCATGCCGCCCGACTCAGCACCTGCAAACAAAGTTTTGCAGCCCTGCAGAGCTGGATTCAGACAAAGCCGATCTATGCCGAATGCGGCGGCATGTTGCTGCTCGGCCAGAGCCTGGCTGATCCTGAGGGCCGACAGCACCGAATGGCGGGGCTGCTCCCTTTTGAAGCCAAGCGAGGCCGCCTACAGGTGGGCTATCGCACGCTCAAGGTCAGAAGCGACACGCTGCTGATGCGCCAAGGAGAACAACTCAGGGGCCATGAATTTCATCGCTGGAACTTAAGCCAAGAGGCCGGTACCACGATGGGCAAAACCGGACCGCTGTGGCAGGTTGAAGGTTGGAAGATCAAGCGAAGAGCTGAGGGATGGAACAGACCCAACCTCCACGCAAGCTGGGTCCACCTCCACTGGGCCGGATCCTCGACGATCTCATGCCGTTGGCGCGCCGCGCTCGCGTCCGCAGCGAAGCGGAACGACGCCGTTGGGTAAGCCGAAGCGATCGTCAACGAACCAACCGATTGCTGGAACGCTGGCGCTTCTTGGTGGAGGGACACGTCCAAGGGGTGGGCTTCAGACAGGCCTGCAGGCGACGCGCCATGGAGCTTGGGCTCAGCGGCTGGGTGCGCAATCTCGCGGATGGACGGGTGGAAGTTCAGGCGGAGGGCGAGTCGCTACCCCTCAACGAAATGCGGCTGTGGTGTGAGCAGGGCTCCAGTGACGCCCGTGTTCGCCTGGTGAGGCCATCCCAGATCCCGATCACCGGCGACGACTGGTTCGAGATCCGAAGCTGAGCCAACGGCAAGCCAACCCTTGGTGTGCTGAGTGGCGGAAGGAGGAAACATGCGATCCTGCGCTGACATGCACTCGTCGACGGCCGGTTCTGATGAGCGACACCACCCTCTGGGCTGAATTGCTGGCCTACGGCACAGGCATTGGCCTATCCCCAATCCACATCGCCGTGCTGCTGCTGCTGCTGCTGGGCCCCCAACCGATCAAGAGAGGAGGCTGGTTCGTCGCTGGCTGGGTGGTAACCACCCTGTTGGCCGCGACACTGCTGGTGACAGTGGGACACACCCTTGTGCTGGACATGAGCCATGGCTCCCATCACCGCACCGGGCTGGATCTGCTGGCAGGTGGCGCCTTGATCGCCGTTGGCGGTCGTGAATTGATCAAATCAGCCACGGAAGGCGGTGAGCCACCGAGCTGGACGAAGGGCATTGACCGGTTTGTAGCTATGCCACTGCCACTGCTGCTGCTGCTGGGATCCGTCGGTGAGCTGGTGAGCCCCGATGATCTCGTGCTGTTCGCCAAATCGGCCGGCGTGGTGCTGTCTGCCCAGCTACCCACCTGGCAAGAAGCGGTGGGTCTGATCGCTTTCACGGTGGGCGCGAGTCTGTTTCTGCTGGCTCCCCTGATCGCTGTGATTATTGGTCGCGACAAGGTCATCCCTCTTCTGGAAAAGGGTAAAACTGTGCTCTTCACCCGCGGTGAACTGGTGGTGGGCGGCCTCAGCCTTGGCCTGGGGATCTACCTGGGATGGCAAGGCGTGAGCGGGCTCACTCTGACCTGAGTGCTGATGTCCAGCGCTCAGCCATCACCGCGGAAGGAGAACGGCCAGCCAGCCAGACCCCCTCTCTGGCACGACTGACCGCGACGTAAACAAGTTGCCGCCTTAAGGCCTGATCTTGCGGCCAGAACACATCATCCGCCACAAAAACCTCACCGAAACTGCTGCCCTGGCTGCGATGCACCGTGAGTACAGCGGCTGGCCCCAGCGACGCGAAAGCATCCCTGACCAGGAAGTATCGGCGCCACAACGGCCGTCCACCGCGCTTGCCGGCTTCCCGTGCCTCCTGGGCCAGACGCTTCATCAGGGCATCCAACTGCTGCCTGGCCTGGCTACCGGATGGGGGCTGCAGGCGCAGATTGAGCTCCAATTCACCGCTGCGCACCCGGGCATTGAGAGTTTCGATGACGGGTGCCCCAAGGCCAGCCAGCGAGAGCTGGGTGTCACCAGCCACACCGAACTCCGCCAAGTCACAGCGTTCCGGTGCTACGTCTTCCACCACCACCTCACGGTTGGAACCCAGCACCAGATCCGGCTCCTCACCGGTTTCACCATTATCCCGTGAAGCCGGGGCCATCACTGCCGTGCGGGTGATCAACACTTCACCAGGCAGCACCGCCATCTGATCGGCCATGTCGCCATGAATTGCCCGGCGGGCATGGGGCACGAGCGCCTCCAGACGGCGATTGGTGAAGCAGAGAATCCTTGCAGCATCGGGGTTATCGCAAGCCGCGGCCTGACGGAGGCCTTCCTTGGCTCGCTCCAGCCAGTCGTTGCGGTTCAACACCCCCACCTGGCCGAGCTCGGTGCGCACAGGCGGAATGATTGGCGGCACTTCACAGGGCAGCCGTCCATCGCGCAGGCAACTGGCCAGCTGCAATACAGGGCCCTGATGCCGCACGACCTGGCGCAAGCAGGCGGTGACAGCCCGATTCATGGCAAACACGGGGCTATCGCTCTCACCCACAGGCGGTAACTGGGCCGGATCACCAACAAACACCAAACGCGTCTTAAAGGGATGGGCGCATTGCAAGGCGATCGACAACAACGAGCTGTCGACCATCGAAGCCTCATCGATCAGCACCAATCCCAGATGTTCCAAGGCACCGGCGGTCTGCTCGGTGGCTTCACAGAGCTCCCGGTCCCCCTGGCGTTTGAGCTTCAGTCGTAACAAGCGATGAATGGTGGAGGGATACCAGGTCGGATGCAGGCCCTCGAGTGTGAGTGCCTGGCGCAGCACGCCGACGGCCTTGTGGGTAGGAGCCACCACGGTCCAGCACAGACCACTGGCCTCCACCTCACGCAACAGGCGCATGGACAGAAAGGTCTTGCCGCTACCGGCGAAACCGCTCAAAACAAACGGCAGGCCAGGATCCTTCTGCTGCAGCCAGTCAGAGAAGGCAGCAGCAGCATGGGTCTGATCCTGCGTAAGGCTCAGTTCGGCGTGGGGAGGCGATGTCACCCCAGGGCGTCGGTGATGGTGTGCGCCAACTGAAGCGGAGAACCCACAAAAGTCAGTCCGATCAAGGCGATCGCCGGCCCCATCAAGCTTCCTACCAACACTTCGGTGCGGGAATGTCCCAGCCGTTCCTTGAGTGGTTGTTCAGGAACTGTGTCCCACACGGCATCAGGCAGCGCATTCACCCGTTCCGCCGTGAAACCGGCGGAACGGCGAACACCACTGGCGTCGTACATCACCACGAATGCCACGGTGGCGGCCAAGGCAAACACGGCCGAGTTGAACCCCTCCTGCCAGCCCGCAGCCGCCGCAGTCCCGGTCACCAGAGCCGAGTGACTGGAGGGCATTCCTCCTGTTTCGATCAACACCGCGGGCCGCCACCGCCGGTGGAGCACCAGTTCAATCACCAGTTTGGAGAGCTGAGCCAGCCCACAAGCCGCAAGGCCCCAAGCCAAGACGGCGTTATCGAGAAACTGAAGCGGCATGGACACAGTCATGACCGCCATGATCAACGGTCGCGGCTAGCAACGTAATCAGCCAGGGCCAGAAGCGGTTGTGCCTTGTCTTTCCAGGGGTCGAGTACCGACTTGGCCTCCGCCACCAGCTCAAGAGCACGGGATCGGGATGACTCCAGGCCGAGAAGCTTCGGATACGTGGTCTTGTCTGCGACAAGATCCTTACCAGCGGTTTTACCCAGCACCTCGCTGCTGGCCGTGACATCCAGAATGTCATCAATGATCTGGAATGCCAGGCCGATGCCATTGGCATAGGTACGCATGGCCGACACCTGCTGGGCATCGGCACCACCAATCAAGGCACCAGTGACCACACAGGCCCGCAGCAGGGCTGCGGTTTTGTGCAGATGGATGTATTCCAGCGTTTCCAGGTCGACTTGTTTGGCTTCACTTTCCAGATCCACCACCTGGCCGCCCACCAGCCCTGGAGCACCAGACACCAGCGCCAGCTCGCCCACCACCTGGACCAGCCGATCGGGAGACACCCCTTCACTGCGGACCGCCACCATTTCGAAGGCACGGCTGAGCAGAGCATCACCGGCCAGAATGGCCATGGCATCGCCATAGACCTTGTGATTGGTCGGACGGCCTCGCCGCAAATCATCATTGTCCATCGCCGGAAGATCGTCGTGGATCAGCGACATGGTGTGGATCATTTCCAGAGCCACGGCTGTGGGCATGGCCAGCGCAGCATCGCCCCCCACCAACTCACAGGCGGCGAGACACAGGATCGGACGCAAGCGCTTGCCCCCAGCCAGCAATGAGTAGCGCATGGATTCCCGCAGGGATTCCGGCCGCTCGGGCCCCAATGAGGCATCCAGAGCCGCTTCCACCCGTTCGCGGGCGCTGCTCAAGTAAACGTTGAAGTCAAAGCTGGGCTTGGGGTCACCCGACGGCGGAACACCCTCAGGACTTGTCGCCGTTGCGGTCATGGGGAACGCAATGCTGGCGGAATTCTGTCAGGCCACTGGCCAACTCAGGACCATCACTCGATCAGATCGGCAAGATCGTGATCGATCTGGTGTCGCCGGCACCAGGCCACCACCGTGTTCACCAGAAGCATGGTGACTGTCATGGGTCCCACCCCCCCAGGCACTGGCGAGAGTGCTGCTGCAATCGGCTCCAGTTCGGCCGCTTTCACATCACCGCAGAGCCCACCCTCGGGTCTGCGATGGATACCGACATCCACCACGACGGTGCCAGGACTGACGTGGTCAGCCCCCAGCATTTCGGGACGACCGGCGGCCACGACCAGGATCTCGGCCTGACGGGTCACAGCGGCCAGATCGCGGGTGCGTGAATGCGCCACCGTGACCGTTGCATTGGCAGCCTGCAGCATCAGCGCCATGGGCTGGCCAACCAGGATGCTGCGTCCGACCACCACAGCCCGCTTTCCAGATGGATCAATGCCCTGACTGCGCAGCATCGCCATCACTCCGGCCGGGGTGCAACTGCGTGGCCCAGGTTCACCCTTGAGCAGCCGACCCAGATTCAGGGTGTGCAGTCCATCGGCATCCTTCTCCGGATCAATGGCAGCAAGCAATGGCGCTTCATCCAACCCCTTAGGAAGGGGAAGTTGCAACAGGATCCCGTCCACGCGCCCATCGGCATTGAGAGCACGGATGGCCTGCAACACCTGGTCTGCTGATGCATCAGATGGCAGGTGGGATCCGAAGCTGTCCACACCGATCCGGGCACAAGCCTTCTCCTTGTTGGAGACATAGACCGCGCTAGCCGGGTCGTCCCCCACCCGCAAAACAGCTAATCCAGGTGGACGTCCCGCTGAAGAGCATGCGGATTGGATTTGCGTCTGCAAGCGCTGTTCGAGTTCTTTGGCCAGCGCCTTGCCATCCAATCTGAGGGCCATTGCCTTGTCATGCCATTGAATCCAGCATGCCGCTCCGGCAGAGCTAGCGTTTGGTCTGGATGCCGTCCATTGAGTTGCGCTCGCACCGCCTAACACGGCTCTGGAGATCCTGGCTAAGGAGCGAATCGCCACGTCGCCCTGTGCTGCGCTGGAACCGCTTGCAGACAGGTGCACTGCTGATCCTGTGTGGACTGGTGGCGCTGGTTTCAAGCTGGCCATGGCTGGTGGAGCCAGATCTGCGACCGGGACTGACCGCTCCTTTCGATGCCGTAGCGCCTAAGGAAGCGCGGGTCGTGGATAGCGAAGCGCTGGAGCAACGCCGATCCAGCCTTGGGTCCAGCACCTTTGTTCAAGTGCTCAATCCCGCTGACAACCAGCAGATCCGCATGCGACTGGAGCGGTATCTGAGCGAACTGGAACGGGTGGCCAATAGCGAAGAGGCCGAGCGTATCGGCCCCGTCAATCTCTCGGCCGATGAACAGCAATGGCTCCAACAACGCAACCCTGAACAAGGTCGCCAATGGGACATGGCCCTGCGCCGGGCCTTGGCACGCATGCTTAGCCAGGGACTGGTCAACAATCTCGCCCTGGAGCAGCTGCAGCAAGCGACGGCAGTTCAACTCCAGGGGCTCGAGGACACCAAGAGCCCAGGAGCGCTCAGCCTGGGCAGCAAGGTGCTGACGACAACGCTTCAAGGCGCGAGCAATCTGCAAACCGACCCCCTGCGCAGCCAACGGCTGATTGAGGAATTGATCACGCAGCAGGGAATCCCCACGATTGAAGTGAGCAAGGGCGATGTGATCACACGGAAGGGGGAGCCGATCAGCTCTCAGGCCTACGACGTGCTGGATTTTTTCGGCATGGTCAATCGACGCCCCAAGCTGGGGCTGTGGATCAGTCATTTCACCGAAGCGCTTGCCGGCTGCGGTGTGCTGCTGCTGGTGATGCGCAGGGAACGTCCTTGCCTGGAGGCTCCCCACGGCTTGTTGGCGCTTGGGCTGCTACTGCTGAGCCAAGCCTGCAAGCTGTGGTTCGGAGCCTCGGTCAGCCCGCTGGCGGTGATCGTGCCGCCCACCTTGCTGTTGGCGCAAGGGTTAGGCACCACCAGTGCCTTGGCCTGGATGGCCATGGCCAGCTTGCTCTGGCCGACGCCTGTGACAGGACTGGGTGAGGGAAGACTGCTGATTGCTGCCGCGACAGCCACCGTTGCGGCCATTCAGGCGGGCCGCCTGCGCAGCCGTGCTCAACTCCTCCAATTGGCGGTGCTCTTGCCGATTGGGGCTTGGCTGGCCGAGCTGTTACTGCCTTCTCAAGGGGGCTTATCCCTCACTGGTTCGTGGATGCCGCTGCTCCCGAATGCAGGCGATCGAGCACCAGAAGCGTTGCTGCTCGGGCTGATGATGATGATGGCCATTTTGGTCATTCCTCTGCTCGAGAGCTCCTTCGGCCTCCTGACCCGGGCCCGGCTGATGGAGCTGGCCGACCAGGAGCGACCGTTGCTCCGACGGCTCTCTTCGGAAGCACCTGGCACCTTCGAGCACACCTTGATGATCTGCGGACTGGCCGAGGAGGGAGCCCGTGCCATTGGTGCCGATGTTGATCTGATCCGCACGGGCTCGCTCTATCACGATGTGGGCAAGCTGCATGCACCCGACTGGTTCATCGAGAATCAGACCAGCGGGGAGAACCCCCATACCCGACTGAACGACCCTCTGGCCAGCGCCGGCGTACTGCAGGCCCATGTGGACGAGGGCCTCAAACTGGCGCGCCGTCACCGCCTGCCTCGCCCGATCGCCGACTTCATTCCTGAGCATCAGGGGACACTGAGGATGGGCTATTTCCTTCACCAGGCCCGCGAGAAGGATCCCAGCGTTGCGGAAACACGATTCCGTTACCACGGACCAACGCCACGTTCCAAAGAGACGGGGATCATGATGCTGGCCGATGGCTGTGAGGCCGCTCTGCGTTCCCTGCCACCCGACACCAGCGAACAGGAAGCCAGGAACACGGTCAAGCGGATCGTCGAAGCTCGGATTAGCGATGGTCAGCTGGCGCAGAGCAGTCTCAGCCGGGCTGAACTGGAGCTGGTCATGCACTCCTTCGTGCGTGTATGGCGACGGATGCGTCACCGCCGCATCCCCTATCCGATTCCTGCGAAACGACGGTTCTCCGCCTAAGCCCAGCTTGGGAATTGCGCCCTGACCCGCACACGACCACGGCCTTCAAAATTTGGGAAACTTAAGGCCAGCGCGTGCAACCGCATCGGCCCAAGGCCGCTGCTCTCGGAGCCTCCATAGATGGGATCACCAACAATTGGTGTTCCCATCGCTGCAAGATGGGCCCGCAACTGATGGGAACGGCCGGTCAGCGGGCGCAACCAAAGGCGGGTTAATCCAGGCATACGGGCATGTTGTCGCCAGAGTGTGCGACAGGGTTTGCCATCGGGGTGCGGGCCATAGCGCGGTGGATGCCTCTCCAGCCGAGCCAAGGGTTGATCCTGGCAACCCTGGTGCTTGCCAACCGTGCCCACCACATCAGCGAGATACAACTTCTGCACCAGGCGGGCCGCAAAGAGCGCACTCAGATCACGCAAGCTGTCTTGGTCGCGGGCCACCACCACCAGCCCTGAGGTGTCGCGATCCAGACGGTGCACCAAACGCAACCCCTTGCACTCGCGCTGGAGCCGCGTGATCAGCGAATCCTGCTGATGGGCCCCGAGTCCTGGCTGACTGAGCAGACCTGCAGGTTTCTGCACCACGAGAAAGCGTGGATGAGCAAGCACCAGCGGGATGCCAGACAGCTCACCCATCAGAGCCGGCCGCCCCGCCGGTGTTCGGAACGGCACCAATAGATCAGGGCCAGCAAGTGGAGCACGGCCAGTAGGACCGACCAAAGACCGATGGCAGGTTGAGCTC
This window contains:
- the zwf gene encoding glucose-6-phosphate dehydrogenase, encoding MSATITNPLRVGLRQERVIAPQCLVIFGASGDLTHRKLVPALFELFKQRRLPSEFALLGCARRPWSDNEFRQKMAAAMESTIAENPEAWEQFSAGMFYEPVDLQQPEDLVKLGHRLHEIDRLRATRNNRTFYLSVSPKFYAGGCRALADAGLLKDPERSRVVIEKPFGRDYSSAQALNRVVQSCGQENQIFRIDHYLGKETVQNIMVLRFANTIFEPIWNRNYISSVQITAAETVGVEERAGYYETSGALRDMVQNHLTQMLAITAMETPGRFDPEAIRSEKAKVLQAARLADENEPWNCCIRGQYGPGGTHESPLLGYRQEHGVDPNSTTETYVAMKLFIDNWRWQGVPFYVRTGKRLPKRLSEVVLTFREAPVHLFDAAGGGPTANQLILRIQPDEGAEFKFEVKSPGSGMRSRPVEMEFSYDESFGEPSDEGYVRLLADAMLSDPTLFTRSDEVEAAWRLYTPLLELIEDSPWQLPIHPYESRTWGPAASDALLARDGLLWRRP
- a CDS encoding phycobilisome linker polypeptide; this encodes MRVSSAGTSTFNERMFTLVVVGLQSGSQRRSEQRINVAYNQLQATVQRINAAGGRIQSVTAGGAPAQATPDAPAPKPTPAKAAAKPTATKAKAAKPAHNSVPVNLYKPKSPFIGTVTENYSLLDEGAIGRVQHITFDLSGGDPHLEYVEGQSIGIIPEGTDAKGKPHKLRLYSIASTRHGDNMEDNTVSLCVRQLEYQNEAGEQIKGVCSTYLCDIKPGSKVKITGPVGKEMLLPDDEEANVIMLATGTGIAPMRTYLRRMFDPSEREKNGWTFRGKAWLFMGAPKTPNLLYDADFEHYQTEFPDNFRYTKAISREQQNAKGGRMYIQDRVLEHAEEIFSMIEDPKTHVYMCGLRGMEPGIDEAMTAAAAAKGLDWSELRPQLKKADRWHVETY
- a CDS encoding glucose-6-phosphate dehydrogenase assembly protein OpcA — protein: MSPQLTLQTPLELPPSEVPNYLEQLWSRDQPNNTGAHTFCLLIWQPAWVEQQLVRTGRLDGPITGVQRTQLIEAGRKAVVDGDLPISTPPLTEAVARCLSQMDGDHTSEDLRGQHVDAVLSHLRPRRLITLAPSLKAEQPMETLVAAYCPLPEEGGGTAVCGDVVVLRGGKPSLVQGLSILDPLLPEELPAWVWWNGALDEAPDLLQQLASAPRRLILDSALGDPRLCLGLLADRIAANQAVNDLNWLRLGSWHQTLAMVFDPPHRRDALGHVVQLDIDVEGDHPVQGLLLGSWIADRLGWTLDTHQHHSDQSITATFKRPDGTAVKMRVAPVPMGQPSIHPGQIVGLRLICKPDDQPAMCVILCTESGGCMRLEAGGMASLELIEEVVPVQQLPVEADVSRLLEGGHDSTNPLLAAAAPLAAKLIS
- a CDS encoding GAP family protein, with product MSDTTLWAELLAYGTGIGLSPIHIAVLLLLLLGPQPIKRGGWFVAGWVVTTLLAATLLVTVGHTLVLDMSHGSHHRTGLDLLAGGALIAVGGRELIKSATEGGEPPSWTKGIDRFVAMPLPLLLLLGSVGELVSPDDLVLFAKSAGVVLSAQLPTWQEAVGLIAFTVGASLFLLAPLIAVIIGRDKVIPLLEKGKTVLFTRGELVVGGLSLGLGIYLGWQGVSGLTLT
- a CDS encoding cobyrinate a,c-diamide synthase, whose amino-acid sequence is MACVIAAPASGSGKTLLSLCLIAWARHHQRSIQPFKVGPDYLDPQLLTLAAGQPCRNLDLPLCGKAWVNQSFNGYGGRSHLALIEGVMGLYDGIGSSSEGSSADVAIQLRLPVVLLVDAGGQARSLAALVAGFRALDPRLQLAGVVLNRVNSLRHRELLEEVLEQIGVRCLGCLPNDPSLDLPSRHLGLAPAHELRQLEPRLKRWAELAEEHLAMDVFQELLKAPSPGPDPIQTALSSALTAGEPMPALPVAVAQDEAFHFRYPEMQECLEALNMPVLPWSPLADGPPPEEARGLVLPGGFPELHAARLSTCKQSFAALQSWIQTKPIYAECGGMLLLGQSLADPEGRQHRMAGLLPFEAKRGRLQVGYRTLKVRSDTLLMRQGEQLRGHEFHRWNLSQEAGTTMGKTGPLWQVEGWKIKRRAEGWNRPNLHASWVHLHWAGSSTISCRWRAALASAAKRNDAVG
- a CDS encoding acylphosphatase, coding for MPLARRARVRSEAERRRWVSRSDRQRTNRLLERWRFLVEGHVQGVGFRQACRRRAMELGLSGWVRNLADGRVEVQAEGESLPLNEMRLWCEQGSSDARVRLVRPSQIPITGDDWFEIRS